The Colias croceus chromosome 18, ilColCroc2.1 genome has a window encoding:
- the LOC123699488 gene encoding CLIP domain-containing serine protease 2-like: MRLLVFVFIFCSPLSTIESFFQGDSCNLNNQAGSCKQLSQCPALVNEIKQAGTPMPSYMRRKLQSLGCGFDNEEPLVCCETLFTNANTGFDFNNDRTNQQKPDSWGTITERPFVTQRPIVDVNKRGQNDNSIVDQIPDVRNHRNLRLLPRDCGSIESERIFGGNRTSLFEMPWMVLLSYKTGRGIKLSCGGTLITEWYVLTAAHCVSFLGSKMQLEGVILGEYDVRQDPDCERMDGELVCAPPARNVTIDRIIAHPGYSPQTLFDDIALIRLSEPADFSLDSMKALCLPTTPQLQNEKLEGLKGIVAGWGATEDGLQSPVLLSVALPIISNRECQRIFNESPHIYDRQLCAGGVQDKDSCGGDSGGPLMYPGRTGDVGIRYVQRGIVSYGSKRCGVGGYPGVYTRVAFYMDWILDNIS; encoded by the exons ATGAGGTTATtggtgtttgtttttattttctgctCACCGTTATCAACAATTGAATCCT TTTTCCAAGGAGACAGTTGTAACCTTAACAACCAGGCTGGAAGCTGTAAGCAGCTCTCACAATGTCCTGCTCTCGTGAACGAAATCAAACAAGCTGGTACCCCAATGCCATCATACATGAGGCGGAAACTCCAGTCCCTCGGCTGTGGGTTCGACAACGAAGAACCACTT GTATGCTGTGAAACACTCTTCACAAATGCAAATACAGGATTTGACTTCAACAATGACAGAACAAACCAGCAGAAACCAGATTCTTGGGGGACTATCACAGAGAGACCATTTGTCACGCAAAGACCCATCGTTGATGTTAATAAAAGAGGTCAGAATGACAACAGTATAGTTGATCAAATTCCTGATGTGAGGAACCACCGGAATTTGAGATTGCTCCCTAGGGATTGTGGTTCGATCGAATCTGAAAGAATATTTGGCGGGAATCGAACATCGTTGTTTGAAATGCCCTGGATGGTGCTATTATCTTACAAAACAG GTCGAGGCATTAAATTGAGCTGTGGAGGAACACTCATAACAGAATGGTACGTGCTCACAGCCGCTCATTGTGTTTCGTTTCTCGGCAGCAAGATGCAACTGGAAGGTGTAATACTTGGTGAATATGATGTCAGACAAGATCCAGATTGCGAGAGAATGGACGGTGAACTAGTTTGTGCTCCTCCTGCTAGG AACGTGACTATCGATAGAATAATTGCGCATCCCGGCTACTCTCCACAAACGTTGTTCGATGATATTGCATTGATAAGACTGTCTGAACCTGCTGATTTTTCTTTGG aTAGCATGAAAGCCTTATGTTTGCCAACAACACCACAACTACAGAATGAGAAACTAGAAGGTCTGAAGGGAATCGTAGCTGGTTGGGGAGCAACTGAAGATGGGTTACAGTCACCCGTACTGCTCAGTGTTGCGTTGCCAATAATTAGCAACAGGGAATGTCAGAGAATTTTTAATGA GTCACCTCACATTTACGACCGTCAACTTTGCGCTGGCGGTGTTCAGGACAAAGACTCCTGCGGAGGAGACTCGGGTGGGCCGCTCATGTACCCGGGGAGGACGGGGGACGTCGGCATTCGATACGTCCAACGCGGTATTGTCTCCTATGGCTCTAAGAGATGCGGAGTCGGGGGCTATCCAGGGGTCTACACCAGGGTTGCTTTTTACATGGATTGGATTTTAGACAATATAAGTTGA